The following nucleotide sequence is from Candidatus Margulisiibacteriota bacterium.
CCGGCGCGAAACTGGGTATACCGCTGAAATTAAGCTCCTCACCCTCACTGAAAGTATCGCCGATCTTGAGCGCGCCGGTATCGTGGATACCGATAATATCGCCAGGATAAGCCTCTTCAGTGACCGCGCGCGCCTGCGCCAGAAAAGTCAGCGGATTGGCCACCTTAAATTCTCTTTTTTCACGCACCTGATAAACCTGCATGCCGCGCCGAAAAACCCCGGAACAGACGCGCAAAAAAGCGATGCGGTCGCGGTGTCTGGGGTCCATATTGGCGTGGATCTTAAAAACAATGCCGGTCATTTTATCTTCCGTAGGATCGACAATACGTTCGGCGGCCGGCCGGGGCAGCGGCGGCGGCGCCAGCCGGATGATCTCCCGCAGCAAATCCAAAATGCCAAAATTATTCAACGCGCTGCCGAAAAAAACCGGTGTCATCTCACCGCGCAGATATTTTTCCAGGCTAAAAGGCTCCAGCGCGCCGCGAATAGTCGCCACAGCATCGGCCAGCTCAACTCGCTGTTGAGCCTCGACCGCCGGAATATTCTGCGGCTCGATATTTTGACTCTCCGCAAATTTCTGTTTATCCGTAAACTGCAGATAACTTTTTTGGCGGAGATTGTAGACGCCGCGGAAACCGCGCCCCATACCAAGCGGCCAGCTCAAAGGCACGGCGGTGATCGCCAGATTATTTTCGATATCGTCAAGCAGCGCAAAAGGATCCAGCCCCTCGCGGTCCAGTTTATTGATAAAAGTGATCACGGGGATTTTGCGCATCTGACAGACGTCCATGAGTTTTTTAGTGCGCTCCTCCACGCCTTTGACCGAATCGATGACCATCAGCACGGAATCCACGGCGGTCAACGTGCGGTAAGTATCCTCGCTGAAATCCACGTGGCCGGGCGTGTCCAGCAGGTTAATGATCATACCGTCGTATTCAAAAGACATGACCGAGGTCGCCACGGAGACGCCGCGTTGTTTCTCCAGCTCCATCCAGTCCGAGGCGGTGTGTTTCTGCGCTTTTTTGGCCTTGATCGCGCCGGCCTGCTGTATCGCTCCGCCGAAAAGCAGCAGTTTTTCCGTGAGCGTGGTCTTGCCAGCGTCAGGGTGGCTGATGATCGCAAATGTGCGGCGGCGTTTTATCTCGGACAGGTGGTCAGACATTAGCATTTTTGTACAACATTAAATCATAAAACATCAGCCTTGTTTTCTCCCGGGTGTCCTGTATCAGAAAAAAAGCAAAACCATTTTTTTGGTAAAATCTAATAGTATCAGGATTGTTGTAAGCATCAACCGTAATAAAACGGCAGCCAGTTT
It contains:
- a CDS encoding peptide chain release factor 3, which translates into the protein MSDHLSEIKRRRTFAIISHPDAGKTTLTEKLLLFGGAIQQAGAIKAKKAQKHTASDWMELEKQRGVSVATSVMSFEYDGMIINLLDTPGHVDFSEDTYRTLTAVDSVLMVIDSVKGVEERTKKLMDVCQMRKIPVITFINKLDREGLDPFALLDDIENNLAITAVPLSWPLGMGRGFRGVYNLRQKSYLQFTDKQKFAESQNIEPQNIPAVEAQQRVELADAVATIRGALEPFSLEKYLRGEMTPVFFGSALNNFGILDLLREIIRLAPPPLPRPAAERIVDPTEDKMTGIVFKIHANMDPRHRDRIAFLRVCSGVFRRGMQVYQVREKREFKVANPLTFLAQARAVTEEAYPGDIIGIHDTGALKIGDTFSEGEELNFSGIPSFAPEIFRLVINRNPLKAKQLQKGLRQLSEEGAVQLFKGLLDQKLVLGAVGELQFDVVRFRLENEYGAQCEYQNYEAAFAYWVSAAEEKYLKEFQADKPLRVMQDIDGQLVFLFKGAWEIKFIHERFPEIRFYKTSECRARDLAF